One part of the Quercus lobata isolate SW786 chromosome 7, ValleyOak3.0 Primary Assembly, whole genome shotgun sequence genome encodes these proteins:
- the LOC115951499 gene encoding uncharacterized protein LOC115951499 has product MGFSGKLWIGDDKEEAGDENEQPPVHLVDLLQREISDFQHDQCSRFSNIWKSNWRRYHQDLTDYLESFRLANKLKESFRSVTELKARGIHFKPSKSVSLRDVDFKSHYVYGMLTLPPTYLYYQSQIFYTNLIAFELFSAPYNDLAVTTYISFLNSLIDNAEYVKELRSKRILIDDLGSDEEVLKMFKEIATYSTENTEIYQVVRDGIEKHYESKMKTWMAEIIHKYFTNPWAAIGLIIATSIIV; this is encoded by the coding sequence ATGGGTTTTTCCGGAAAATTGTGGATTGGGGATGACAAAGAGGAAGCTGGAGATGAGAATGAGCAGCCACCGGTTCATCTCGTTGATCTTCTACAAAGAGAAATATCCGATTTTCAACATGATCAATGTTCTCGTTTTTCTAATATATGGAAAAGCAACTGGAGAAGGTACCATCAAGATTTAACTGATTATCTTGAATCATTCCGTTTAGCTAATAAACTCAAGGAATCATTCCGTTCAGTTACTGAACTTAAAGCTAGGGGGATCCACTTCAAGCCAAGCAAATCCGTTTCTCTTCGAGATGTTGATTTCAAATCACACTACGTATATGGAATGCTTACACTTCCTCCTACTTACCTTTATTATCAATCACAAATATTCTATACAAACTTGATAGCCTTTGAATTGTTTTCTGCTCCTTATAATGATTTAGCAGTTACGACTTACATCAGCTTCCTGAATTCACTCATTGACAATGCTGAATATGTGAAAGAACTGAGGTCAAAGCGTATTCTCATTGACGATCTAGGCAGTGATGAGGAGGTGCTTAAAATGTTTAAGGAGATTGCCACATACTCGACAGAGAATACAGAGATTTACCAAGTGGTTAGAGATGGCATTGAAAAGCACTACGAAAGCAAGATGAAGACCTGGATGGCTGAAATCATTCACAAATATTTTACCAATCCATGGGCTGCTATCGGTTTAATCATTGCAACCTCTATCATTGTGTAA